Within the Rhodobacter sp. 24-YEA-8 genome, the region GGTCCCACAGATTGCCGATACCGGCGTGGAAATCGCTGCCAGGCTGGCTGATCTGTTCGAAAGCGGCTGCTGCGACGGGTTTGTGGTAACCCCGGCTTTTCTGCCCGGAAGCTTTTCGGACTTCGCGAGGGAAGTCGTGCCGCATCTCCAGGCGCGGGGGATCTATCGCGAGGCATATACCGGGACGACCCTTCGGGAGCATCTTAATCAGACCGGACCGGCCATTTGATCGTCAGCATCAGCGGGTGCAGGGTTCAGGCGATCCATTCAATGGCGGCCTGGATCCACGCGGCTCTGCCCGGGGTGTGACCAGGGATCCGGCCAAAATCGTCCGGCCGGAAGGGGCTCGGGCTGCGCATATCATCCATCAGCAGCGAGCCCGCACAGAACAACCGCGCAAGGTCGGGATGCTGGGTGAAAGCCGCAATACAGGATTGCAGGAAGTCCTCCTGACGCATCAGAAACAGGTGAAAGCCTGGCGTCTGAAGATCTGACTGCGCGGCAGGGCTTCCGGGATTTCCGTGATACCGGAAAGCCCCCTGGATCAGCGGTTATCGGCGGTCTGGTTTACGACGGTGTCGCTGGTGCCGCGCTGGAGGCGCTGAATAGCCTGGTGGAGAATCAGCCCCGTGAGGCTGCCTGCCGCCACACCGAGACTGTCGGCCACGAAATCGGCAAGCTCGCGCGAGCGCCCGACCAGCGGCTGGATCAGCTCGATCAGCCCGCCATAGGCCACGAGGACCAGCGCGACCGGCAGGACCCAGCCCGGCCGCAACAGCGTGACGACCAGGGCAACCAGGGCAAATGCCCCAAAATGCTGCATTTTGTCTGAGCCAGGCATCTGGGGCAGTGTGCCGCCAGGCATCAGGGTGCCGATACCGATGGCAATAAGCAGCAAAGCCGCGATGATCAGGGTCAGGAGGGATCTGGAAGACATCCGCCGTTTATCCGGGGCCGGGGGTGAGAAGTCCATCGCAAGAGATATGGTTCACGGCGGATTTACCAGTCAGGGGCGAAGTTCCGCTGGCGAGGGTGGAAAAGTCACGAAACAGTACCATAAGTTCGGGCAGATCAGCGCCATGGGCCTTTATCAGAGCCTTGTCGCGGCATAAACGCCGGAAAATTCTGCGGCTGACGTGTCAGTCCATGGGTCCTGCTGCGGATCCGTACCATAACAACAGCCGAACAGGCAGCTACAGGCCGGAGACTTCCCGATGCGAACCCAATTGCGATCCACCGGAACCCGGCCACAGCGTTTTTCTCCCGCGCTCCATATTCTGGCGGCCATGCTGGTTCTCCTGCCCGCCGGCCTGTTGACGCCGCTGCCGCTTTTGCGCCCCGCGATGGCGCAGGAGGCCCCGTCTTCGCCCCCGAAGGCCGGCTATGTTGTGCTGGAACGGGCCTCGGTGCCGGTGCAGCAGCTGCTGACCGGACGAGCTGTGGCGCGCAGCGCGACACAGCTCCGGCCAAGGGTCGGGGGCGAGATCACCGCGATCCTTTATACGCCTGGGGCGCAGGTCGAGGCCGGTACACCACTTTTCACCATTGACCCGCTGACCTATCGCGCCGCGCTGGCCTCGGCAGAGGCGAGCCTCGCGCGGGCCTCGGCGGATCTGAAGGCGGCCGAAACCAGCTATGGCCGGGTCTCGGCCCTGCGCGGCTCATCGGCCAGCCAGGCGGCGCTGGATATTGCCGAAACCGACCTGCTGAAGGCTCAGGCCGGGCTGGCTGAAGCGGAATCCGGCGTGGATCTGGCCCGCGCCCAGCTGGACTGGACGACGATCCGGGCGCCGATCACCGGGATTGTCGGGGTGGCCCAGGT harbors:
- a CDS encoding VanZ family protein, yielding MSSRSLLTLIIAALLLIAIGIGTLMPGGTLPQMPGSDKMQHFGAFALVALVVTLLRPGWVLPVALVLVAYGGLIELIQPLVGRSRELADFVADSLGVAAGSLTGLILHQAIQRLQRGTSDTVVNQTADNR